One part of the Sciurus carolinensis chromosome 6, mSciCar1.2, whole genome shotgun sequence genome encodes these proteins:
- the LOC124987283 gene encoding small EDRK-rich factor 1, whose protein sequence is MARGNQRELARQKNMKKTQEISKGKRKEDSLTTSQRKQRDSEIMQQKQKAANEKKSMQTREK, encoded by the exons ATGGCCC GTGGAAATCAGCGAGAACTTGCCCgccagaaaaatatgaagaaaacccaggaaattagcaagggaaaaagaaaagaggatagCTTGACTACCTCTCAAAGAAAGCAGAG GGACTCTGAGATCATGCAACAAAAGCAGAAGGCAGCTAATGAGAAGAAGTCTATGCAGACAAGAGAGAAATGA